The following coding sequences lie in one Pelecanus crispus isolate bPelCri1 chromosome 9, bPelCri1.pri, whole genome shotgun sequence genomic window:
- the AGTR1 gene encoding type-1 angiotensin II receptor: MVPNYSTEETIKRIHVDCPVSGRHSYIYIMVPTVYSIIFIIGIFGNSLVVIVIYCYMKLKTVASIFLLNLALADLCFLITLPLWAAYTAMEYQWPFGNCLCKLASAGISFNLYASVFLLTCLSIDRYLAIVHPVKSRIRRTMFVARITCIAIWLLAGVASLPVIIHRNIFFAENLNMTVCGFRYDNNNTTLRVGLGLSKNLLGFLIPFLIILTSYTLIWKTLKKAYQIQKNKTRNDDIFKMIVAIVFFFFFSWIPHQVFTFLDVLIQLHVITDCKITDIVDTAMPFTICIAYFNNCLNPFFYVFFGKNFKKYFLQLIKYIPPNVSAHPSLTTKMSSLSYRPPENIRLPTKKTAGSFDTE; the protein is encoded by the coding sequence ATGGTCCCAAATTACTCTACCGAAGAAACCATTAAAAGAATCCACGTTGACTGTCCCGTTTCAGGAAGGCACAGTTACATCTACATTATGGTTCCAACTGTTTACAGCATCATCTTTATCATAGGCATATTTGGGAACAGCCTGGTCGTTATTGTCATTTACTGctacatgaaattaaaaacagtaGCCAGCATCTTTCTTCTAAACCTGGCGCTGGCTGACTTGTGTTTTTTAATAACTCTGCCACTCTGGGCAGCCTACACGGCCATGGAGTACCAGTGGCCTTTCGGCAACTGTTTATGTAAGTTAGCATCAGCGGGGATAAGTTTCAACCTGTACGCCAGTGTGTTCCTCCTCACATGCCTTAGTATTGACCGGTACCTGGCCATAGTACACCCAGTGAAGTCCCGAATTCGACGTACCATGTTTGTTGCCAGAATAACTTGCATTGCCATCTGGCTTCTCGCCGGTGTGGCCAGTTTGCCCGTCATCATTCACCGTAATATATTCTTTGCTGAGAACTTGAACATGACAGTCTGCGGTTTTCGGTATGACAACAATAACACAACGCTCcgggttgggttgggtttatCCAAAAATTTGCTGGgctttttaattccttttctgaTCATATTAACAAGCTACACCTTAATTTGGAAAACCCTGAAGAAGGCATATCAAATTCAAAAAAATAAGACTAGAAATGATGATATTTTTAAGATGATCGTGGCaatagtatttttcttcttcttttcctggaTTCCTCATCAAGTGTTCACTTTTCTGGATGTATTAATTCAATTACATGTAATAACAGACTGCAAAATCACTGATATTGTGGATACAGCTATGCCCTTCACCATTTGCATTGCTTACTTTAACAATTGTttgaatccttttttttatgttttttttggaaaaaactttaaaaaatacttccttcagctaataaaatacattccaCCAAATGTCAGTGCACATCCAAGCCTAACAACGAAAATGAGCTCCCTCTCATATCGGCCACCAGAAAATATACGCTTGCCCACTAAAAAGACTGCTGGTTCTTTCGACACTGAGTGA